A region of Granulicella sibirica DNA encodes the following proteins:
- a CDS encoding PEP-CTERM sorting domain-containing protein (PEP-CTERM proteins occur, often in large numbers, in the proteomes of bacteria that also encode an exosortase, a predicted intramembrane cysteine proteinase. The presence of a PEP-CTERM domain at a protein's C-terminus predicts cleavage within the sorting domain, followed by covalent anchoring to some some component of the (usually Gram-negative) cell surface. Many PEP-CTERM proteins exhibit an unusual sequence composition that includes large numbers of potential glycosylation sites. Expression of one such protein has been shown restore the ability of a bacterium to form floc, a type of biofilm.), which produces MKSLKTLPLFCVLLLPFSQVANADPIPGSLYPNVKSTSDQGSPNKLSQPFSFDNATANSTLFPLSSGTTEVNHLLAVTLETTPPVVAGSSPHPRTPPTGTTDLAAEAGFQDPAMRSGIPTQSNGGRAFQVGASPAASTGSLEPSSLILLGTGLICAAAVVLRRRRTI; this is translated from the coding sequence ATGAAAAGCCTCAAAACCTTGCCTCTCTTTTGCGTTCTACTTCTCCCTTTCTCCCAAGTCGCAAACGCCGATCCGATCCCCGGGAGCCTCTACCCAAACGTCAAGAGCACATCCGATCAAGGTTCTCCCAACAAGCTATCCCAGCCCTTCAGCTTCGACAACGCCACCGCCAACTCCACACTCTTCCCTCTCTCGAGCGGTACGACGGAAGTTAACCATCTCCTCGCCGTCACTCTTGAAACCACCCCACCGGTCGTCGCAGGTTCTTCCCCGCACCCTCGCACCCCGCCCACCGGTACCACCGATCTCGCAGCTGAAGCCGGCTTCCAGGATCCCGCGATGCGCTCTGGCATCCCCACGCAGTCCAACGGTGGCCGCGCATTTCAGGTCGGAGCTTCCCCCGCTGCGTCGACCGGCAGCCTCGAGCCAAGCAGCCTGATCCTTCTTGGCACCGGACTCATCTGTGCCGCGGCCGTCGTGCTCCGCAGACGTCGCACCATCTAG
- a CDS encoding DUF1800 family protein, with protein sequence MPGLSLAQKVTITPGYLDVAPGQKVQYAAAVTGLANRAVTWEVSEIVGGTAALGRITAAGVYTAPLAVPSSGVTITAIASDRKTSASVYVNVAGVGPTLQSFSPNPVYIGTYTMTLTGSGFKRGMVVMAGGVDLQTTYVNSSKATVVGWQAAVGTVAFQAKNPGTLLGPALAIAFKSKTPQAISPAVLTLPLGGKEQFVSDGATSWTANVGTITTGGRYTAPAKMPLMHTALITATGNDGAAVATVTLVVPQTISPVSASVKLGATQQFSSPGATNWTASSGTISAKGLFTASMTRPASGTATITAKGPGGSASAIVKLIAPQAVAPLTASVMLGKTQQFTSAGATSWKATAGTITSAGFYTAPAVMPVSKGVTVTATGSGGSASATVTLVGTQVISPVTVSLALGKSQQFTSAGATSWSASAGTITSTGLYTAPGTAISSGMVTITATGAGGSATAKVTLPSTQTISPTSASIYLGATQLFVSPGATSWTATAGTILAGVYVAPLVMPASGSATITATGAGGSASATVSLLGTQTILPTSVSLALGGKQQFVSVGATSWTASAGTITSTGLYTAPATAPSVSITVTASGPGGSASASVTLPSSSLMVSSVAGGTLPLGIFSTTIGGAGFTSASVASINGVALRTTYKSASSLAISGFSGTAGTASLTVSNGSATSAPLLVTVGVANPLASPSAARRFLEQGAFGPTPTDAAHVQTIGEAAWITEQLKMAQVSNYSSITTDQDGMPNHFLTNAVMNSDQLRQRVAFALSQIFVTSLDKIIWNSNMILFQNMLLADAFTNYRQIMADVTLSPAMGQYLDMANNAAADPTIGSAANENYARELMQLFTIGTNALNADGSTQLDANGLPIPNYVQSNISEFARVYTGWTYAPGAGTPVEWGAYITSNGPMVPYTPEHDFGSKQLLYGVTSPAGVTPLQDLNNALDSIFSSPSIAPFVSKQLIQHLVKSNPSPAYVARVSAAFNNNGKGVKGDMQAVITAILMDPEARANDAGGKDLPTDGHLQEPALFIAGMVRAFGGQMTDENYYADELAEMGQDLFSSPSVFNYYAPNYMVPGTALLGPEFQINTPNNALVRVNEVSTLMYSEWADSVQDNGPGTTVDLTPYVPLTTNISTLIDALDLTLTHGTMPTAMKAAIVTAVSAEDQGSLRQVQTACYLILTSNYYNVWH encoded by the coding sequence TTGCCGGGCCTCAGTCTCGCACAGAAGGTAACGATCACGCCGGGTTACCTGGACGTTGCTCCTGGACAGAAGGTTCAGTATGCGGCGGCGGTTACCGGACTGGCGAACCGCGCTGTCACCTGGGAGGTGTCAGAGATCGTGGGCGGGACCGCGGCGCTGGGCAGGATTACGGCGGCGGGGGTCTACACCGCGCCGCTCGCCGTTCCGTCGAGCGGCGTGACGATTACGGCTATTGCTTCAGACCGCAAGACGTCAGCTTCCGTCTACGTGAATGTGGCGGGCGTGGGGCCGACGCTCCAATCCTTTTCCCCGAATCCGGTCTACATCGGGACGTATACGATGACCCTGACCGGGTCTGGATTCAAGCGGGGCATGGTGGTGATGGCGGGCGGGGTTGACCTGCAGACTACCTACGTCAACTCTTCAAAAGCGACCGTGGTCGGCTGGCAGGCGGCGGTTGGAACGGTAGCTTTCCAGGCGAAGAATCCCGGGACGCTGTTGGGACCGGCACTTGCCATTGCGTTCAAGAGCAAGACGCCGCAGGCAATATCGCCAGCGGTGCTCACCCTTCCCCTGGGTGGCAAGGAACAGTTCGTCTCTGACGGGGCGACAAGCTGGACCGCAAATGTGGGGACGATTACCACTGGTGGACGTTACACAGCTCCGGCAAAGATGCCGCTGATGCACACAGCGCTCATCACAGCGACTGGTAATGATGGAGCGGCTGTTGCGACGGTGACATTGGTTGTTCCGCAGACGATCTCTCCGGTAAGCGCGTCCGTGAAGCTTGGGGCGACCCAGCAATTTAGCTCCCCCGGTGCGACGAACTGGACGGCCAGTTCTGGGACCATCAGTGCGAAAGGTCTCTTTACCGCCTCGATGACGCGTCCCGCTTCGGGGACCGCTACCATTACTGCCAAAGGGCCTGGTGGCTCGGCTTCGGCGATCGTGAAATTGATCGCACCGCAAGCAGTCGCACCGCTTACAGCTTCCGTGATGCTTGGCAAGACGCAGCAGTTTACTTCAGCTGGAGCGACTTCGTGGAAGGCGACTGCCGGTACGATCACTTCGGCTGGATTCTATACGGCTCCCGCGGTGATGCCTGTCTCGAAGGGTGTGACCGTCACGGCTACGGGATCCGGCGGGTCAGCTTCGGCGACGGTAACACTGGTCGGTACGCAGGTGATTTCGCCTGTCACGGTTTCGCTCGCGCTGGGTAAGTCGCAGCAGTTCACCTCGGCTGGGGCGACGTCGTGGTCGGCCTCGGCTGGGACTATCACCTCGACCGGGCTTTACACGGCTCCTGGTACGGCGATCTCATCGGGGATGGTGACGATTACGGCTACGGGTGCGGGTGGGTCGGCTACGGCCAAAGTGACGCTGCCGTCCACGCAGACGATTAGCCCGACGAGTGCCTCGATTTATCTGGGAGCAACGCAGTTGTTTGTCTCCCCAGGTGCGACCTCGTGGACCGCGACTGCCGGAACGATCCTGGCCGGTGTCTACGTTGCTCCGCTGGTGATGCCGGCATCGGGCAGCGCGACGATTACGGCGACCGGGGCTGGTGGTTCAGCTTCGGCGACGGTGAGCCTATTGGGGACGCAGACGATTCTGCCGACGAGTGTCTCGCTTGCGCTGGGCGGAAAACAGCAATTTGTCTCGGTGGGTGCTACTTCGTGGACGGCGAGCGCGGGAACGATTACCTCTACAGGGCTTTACACTGCTCCGGCGACGGCGCCTTCGGTGAGCATCACGGTGACCGCGAGCGGGCCTGGTGGTTCGGCTTCCGCGTCGGTTACTCTTCCTTCGTCTTCGCTTATGGTCAGTTCCGTTGCGGGTGGAACGCTTCCTCTCGGGATCTTTAGCACGACGATAGGCGGCGCGGGGTTCACGTCCGCGTCGGTTGCATCTATCAATGGCGTGGCGCTGCGCACGACCTACAAGAGCGCTTCGTCCTTGGCTATCTCGGGATTTTCGGGGACAGCGGGTACGGCTTCGCTGACGGTGAGCAATGGTAGTGCGACCTCGGCTCCTCTGCTGGTGACAGTGGGTGTTGCGAATCCGCTTGCTTCGCCCTCGGCTGCGAGACGCTTCCTGGAGCAGGGCGCGTTTGGTCCGACTCCAACGGATGCGGCTCATGTGCAGACGATCGGCGAGGCTGCCTGGATCACCGAGCAACTCAAGATGGCACAGGTTTCGAATTACAGCAGCATTACGACGGACCAGGACGGGATGCCGAACCATTTCCTGACGAACGCGGTGATGAATTCGGATCAACTTCGTCAGAGAGTGGCCTTCGCGCTGAGCCAGATCTTCGTAACTTCGCTCGACAAGATTATCTGGAACAGCAACATGATCCTATTCCAGAACATGCTGCTGGCGGATGCGTTCACGAACTACCGGCAGATCATGGCGGATGTGACGCTGAGTCCGGCGATGGGGCAGTACCTGGACATGGCGAACAACGCGGCGGCAGATCCGACGATCGGGAGCGCGGCGAACGAAAACTATGCTCGTGAGTTGATGCAGCTGTTCACGATTGGGACGAACGCTCTCAACGCGGACGGCTCGACGCAACTGGACGCCAATGGACTTCCGATTCCGAACTATGTTCAGTCGAACATCAGCGAGTTTGCGCGCGTGTACACGGGATGGACGTATGCTCCGGGGGCTGGAACGCCGGTGGAGTGGGGCGCTTATATCACGTCGAATGGGCCGATGGTTCCTTACACGCCAGAGCATGATTTTGGATCGAAGCAATTGCTTTACGGGGTTACTTCGCCTGCGGGAGTTACGCCGCTACAGGATCTGAACAACGCTCTCGACAGTATCTTTAGCAGCCCGAGCATCGCGCCGTTCGTGAGCAAGCAGTTGATCCAGCACCTGGTGAAGAGCAACCCAAGCCCGGCGTATGTTGCCCGTGTCTCGGCGGCTTTCAACAACAACGGCAAAGGCGTCAAGGGAGATATGCAGGCGGTGATTACGGCGATCCTGATGGACCCCGAGGCTCGCGCTAACGATGCAGGCGGTAAGGATCTCCCTACGGATGGACACCTGCAGGAACCGGCGCTGTTCATCGCGGGGATGGTTCGGGCGTTTGGCGGACAGATGACGGACGAGAACTACTATGCGGACGAATTGGCGGAGATGGGGCAGGACCTGTTCAGCTCGCCGAGCGTCTTCAACTATTACGCGCCGAACTACATGGTGCCCGGGACTGCGCTGCTTGGACCAGAGTTCCAGATCAACACGCCGAATAATGCCCTGGTACGCGTGAATGAGGTGAGCACGCTGATGTACAGCGAGTGGGCTGACTCGGTTCAGGATAACGGCCCGGGGACTACGGTCGACCTAACGCCTTATGTTCCCCTTACCACGAATATTTCGACGCTGATCGATGCGCTTGACCTCACGCTGACGCATGGGACGATGCCGACGGCGATGAAGGCGGCGATCGTCACGGCGGTTTCGGCGGAGGACCAGGGTAGTTTGCGGCAGGTGCAGACGGCCTGCTACCTCATTCTTACTTCGAACTATTAC